Within Amycolatopsis sp. cg5, the genomic segment GGCTTCGAGGCCGTCGGCGTCGGCGAGCGCCGCGGCTGTTCGCACAATGTGCGAGACGCTGAGCCGCTGCTTGGGTCGCGGGGTGTCCGTTCGGCCCCAAAGCATGTCGATTCCAGTGGGCGGAATGTTGTGGTTCATGGCACTCACATTCGCTGGTTCGGCGGGTATAGCGGGCAAGTTTATGTCATATACTCGGTATATGACATACACAGCTTTGATCGTCGGCGGCGGCATCGCGGGTCCGCTGAGTGCGATCGCCTTGCGTGAAGCGGGAATCGACTCTGTCATCTATGAGGCCTACGAAAAGACGGCGGACGGTGTTGGTGCGTTTCTGACCCTCGCGGTGAACGCGCTCGACGCGCTGCACGTACTCGACCTCGATGGTGTCGTCCGCAAGCTGGGCTTCGACACGCCACGCATATCCATCATCAGCGGCTCCGGGAAGACGCTCGGCGAGCTGCCCTACGGCGGCGCACGCGCGGACGGCTCCGCGAGCCAGACCATGCGACGGGCCGACCTCTACGCCACGCTGCGCGAGGAGGCGATCCGGCGCGGCGTGCGCATCGAGTACGGCAAGCGCCTCGTCGACGCCGAGAAGACCGAGACCGGTGTGCTCGCCAGGTTCGCGGACGGCACGACGGCTGAGGGCGACCTGCTGATCGGCGCGGACGGCCTGCGCTCGCGCACCCGCGAGATCATCGACCCGCAGGCGCCGAGCGCGCGCTACGTCGGCCTGCTCAACATCGGCGGGTACGCCAAGAACGTCCGGTTCGACCTCGAACCCGGCGTGATGAACTCGATCTTCGGCCGCAGCTGCTTCTTCGCCTGCATGCAGAGCCCGAGCGGCGAGGTGTGGTGGGTGGCCAACCCGGCGCGCCCGGTCGAGCCGACCGCCGAGGAGCTGGCCGCGATCAGCTCCGAGCAGTGGCGCGCCGAGCTGATGGAGATGTTCGCCGGTGACCGTGGTCCCGCCCTCGAGGTCGTCAAGGCGACCGACGAGTTCTTCGCGGGCTGGAACACCTACGACTTCCCGTCCGTGCCGAAGTGGCACAACGGCCGCATGGTGATCATCGGCGACGCGGCGCACGCCACCTCCCCGTCGAGCGGTCAGGGCGCGGCGATGGCGATCGAAGACACCGTCGTGCTCGCGAAGTGCCTGCGGGACAACAGTGATATCGCCGCGGCACTGACCAAGTACGAGTCGCTGCGCCGTGCGCGGGTCGAGGCCGTCGTCGAACTCGGGAAGAAGAACGGCGACTGGAAGGCCGCCGGTCCGCTCACCCGCATCCTGCGCGATCCGATCATGCGCGTGATGCTCAAGCGAGCGGCCCGCGGCGGCAACGAAAGCCTGCGATGGCTCTATGAGAACAAGATCGACAGGATCGAGCCCAGCAAGGTCTAGGCGACGTGGTCCCGATATGCGGCAATGACCTCCGCCAGCACTTCGCCTCCGGGTCGTTGCCACAATTCGGTGTTGAACACCTCGACCTCGATCGGACCGGTGTACCCCGCCGCTTCGACGCACGCTCGCAGATGCCGGTGATCGATGGGTCCGTCACCGGGCAACGCGCGGCCCATCAGCGGGTCGGTCAGCGGCCACATCTGGTCACAGACATGGAAACCGAGGATCCGCCCCGACGCCTTGGCGATCGTCTCTTCGATGCGCGGGTCCCACCAGACATGGAACTCGTCGACGATGACGCCGACCGAGTCGGCCGGGTGCTCCTCCGCGAGCGCGAGCGCCTGGTCCAAAGTAGACAGAACAGACCGTTCGGCGCACTGGATGGGGTGCAACGGTTCCAGGCCGAGCCGGACACCCCGTTCCCGCGCGTACGGGGCCAGCTCGCCGACCGCGTCGGCCACGCGCTGACGCGACAGCGCCAGATCGTTCTCGGCGATGCCGCCCACCACCAGCACCAGCACGTCGGTGCCGAGCTGGGCGGCCTCGTCGATGGCCTCGCGCGTCTGCGCGATGCCGTCGACCGGGGTGCCGTCCGGGTTCACCCCGGTGAAGAAACCGCCACGGCACAAGGAAGAGACGCGCAGACCGTGCTCGGCGACCAGCCGCGCGGTCTCCGCGACACCGGTCTCGGCGACCTTGTCACGCCACAGCCCGATCCAGCCGACACCCGCTTCCGCGCAGCCCTTGACGGCTTCGGGCACCGACCAGGTCTTGGTCGTGATCTGGTTGAGGCTCAGGCGATCCATCACCACACCCCCGCGGTTTCGAGCAGCGGACGCATGCGGCGCACCGCGAGGTCGGGGTCGGTGAGCACGCCCGCTTCGTCGGCCAGCCGCAGCACGGTCGCCAGGTGCGTGATCGAGCGCGACGACTCCAGGCCGCCGAGCATGCGGAAGTGGTTCTGGTGACCGTTGAGGTAAGCCAGGAACACCACGCCGGTCTTGTAGAACTGTGTGGGCGCGCGGAAGATCTGCCGCGCCAGCGGCACGGTCGGGTCGAGCAGCGCGCGGAAACCGGCGGTGTCGCCGGCGTCCAGGCGGTCGAACGCGAGACCCGCGACCGGGGCGATCGGGTCGAAGATGCCGAGCAGCGCCTCGCTGTGGCCCTGATCGTCGCCCGCGATCAGCTCGGGGTAGTTGAAGTCGTCGCCGGTGTAGCAGGCGACACCCGGCGGCAGTGCGCGCCGGAACGCGGTCTCGATTTCGGCGTCCAGCACGGAAACCTTGACGCCGACGATCTTCTCGGCGTGCTCGGTGCAGAGCGCGGCGAGTTCGTTGGCGGCTTCGCGGACGTCGTTGTGGCCCCAGTATCCGGCCAGCGAGGCGTCGAACTGCTCGCCGAGCCAGTGCAGCAGGACCGGTTGCTCCACTGTGGACAGGAGCTTCCCGTATGCGGCACGGTAGTCGGCAGGCCCGGATGCCGCGGCGGCGAGCGCCCGGCTCGCCATCAGCACCGGGAGCGCGCCTGCTTCGACGACCAGGTCGTACTGCTCGCGCCAGGCGGCCACGATGGCGTCCACTGTGGAGGGACCGGCGGGAAGCTGGTCGGTGCCGACACCGGCGACCCACGGGCCGCGCGCGTCGGCTCCGGTGCGCTTGATCAGCTTCTGGGTCTCGGCCCAGTCGAGGCCCATGCCGCGCTGGGCGGTGTCCATCGCCTCGGCCACGCCGAGCCCGCACGACCAGAGGTGCTGCCGGAACGCGGCGGTGGTGTCCCAGTCGAGCTCGCCGGTCAGCGGGTCGAGCACGACGTGCGCGGCCGCGTAGGCGGTGCGCGTGACCGATTGTCCCCGTGACGGTGGCGCGAAACCGGTGCCGGAAGGGGTCCACCGCGTCAGATCGCCGTCCGGGGTGGGCAGCAAGAGCGTCATGGGCCGCCTTTCTCCTCTATTCCTGAAAGCGCTTTCTCAAGAGAAGGTAGGTCACGACGGGCGAGAGGACAAGACCGGTCGGTCAGACCTTGGCGGTGCTCTCGCGGAGCACCACTTCGCCTTCCAGGCGCAGAATCCGGCTGCGGGTGCCGCGTGCGCCCTTGAGCGCGAGGTCCATCGCGTGTTCGCCGAGCGCTTCGAGCGGCAGCGCGACCGTGGTCAGCGCCGGGGTGAGATCGCGCACAACCGGGATGTCATCGAATCCGGCAAGCGAAATGTCGGCGGGCACCGAGACACCCGCTTCCCTGAACGCGGTCAGCGCGCCGATCGCCATCACGTCGGTCACGGCGAACACACAGGTCGCCGGATGTTTCTTGGCCAGCAGGTCCCGCGCGGCCGCATAGCCGCCGTCACGGGTGAACGGCGCCTCGAAGATGTCGGCGTCGGTGAGCTTGACGCCGTGCAGTGCCAGCTCGTCGGCGAACCCGCCGAGCCGGTCGCTGACCGTGGTCAGCGCGCGCGGCCCGGTCAGCACGGCGAACTTGCGGTGCCCGAGGCCGGTCAGCGCGCGGGCGAGCGCGGCCGCGCCCTCCCGGTTCTCCGGCTGGACGGTGTCGACCTTGAGGCTGCGGTGCCTGCTGACTACAGCTACCTGACCGCCGCCGCGCCGGTACGGGTCGAGTTCGGCGGCCATCGCGCGCTCCCAGCCGCGGTCCTCGAACCCGGAACCGATCAGCAGGATCGCCGACGCACGCTGCGCGCGGAGCATCGAGACGTACTCGACCTCCTTCTGCGGGTCGCGAAAGGTGCTGGCCAGCATGACCAGCAGGCCGTTGTCGCCTGCCACGCGCATGACGCCGCGGGCGACGGCCGCGAAATACGGGTCGCTGACGTCGTGACAGATCACGCCGACCGTCGGCTGCGCGCCGCCCGCCAGCGCCTGCGCGTGCGCGTTGGGTGTGTACGCCAGCTCCGAAGCCGCGGAGACCACGCGATCACGCAGGTCGGAGCGGACATTGGTGGTGCCGTTGAGCACGCGGGACGCCGTCGCCAGCGAGACCTGCGCGCTGCGTGCGACATCGGAGAGAGTCACGTGAGGACGCGCGGTCATGATCCCTCCGAGGGCATAAGACGGTGGACCGGCCAGTAGGCCGGTCGGGCGCAAGTGTAGCCAGCTTCCGGCGCGGAAAGTGCCGCCGGACACGCCCGTTCGGCATAGTGAAACCCATGATCGGCCTTTACCCCGAACTCGAAAGCCACCGGCACGGGATGCTCGACGTCGGTGACGGCAACGAGATCTATTGGGAGGAAAGCGGGAATCCGGACGGAAAACCGGTGGTGTTCCTGCACGGCGGGCCCGGCGGCGGCGCGAGTCCCCGGCACCGCAGGCTGTTCGACCCGGATCGCTACCGGATCGTCATCTTCGACCAGCGTGGCTGCGGGCGCAGCATCCCCCACTGCGGGGACCCGGCTGCGGATCTCGCGTCCAACACCACCTGGCATCTCGTGGCCGACATCGAACGCCTCCGCGAGCACCTCGGTATCGACCGCTGGATGGTGTTCGGCGGCTCGTGGGGCAGCACGCTCGGCCTCGCGTACGCCCAGACTCATCCTGGCCGGGTGACCGAGCTGGTGCTGCGCGGGATCGCGGTGTTGCGGAAGAAGGAACTCGACTGGCTCTACGGCGGCGGCGCCGGGATGTTGTTCCCCGAGCACTGGGCGCGGTTCCTGGAGCCGGTGCCCGCCGAGCGCCGCGGCGAGGACCTGGTCGAGGTGTTCCACGAGCTGCTCTACGACGAGGATCCGCTGGTCCGGACCTCGGCGGCGCTGGCGTGGAGCCGATGGGAAGGCGAGGTGCTCAAGCTGCTGCCCAGCCAGGACGTGGTCGACGCGTTCAGCGACCCCGGCTTCGCGCTGGCCATCGCCAGGATCGAGAACCACTACTTCCGGCACGGCGGCTGGCTCGAAGAGGGGCAGCTGCTGTGTGACGCCGGGAAGATCGCGGGTATCCCGTGCGTTCTGGTCCAGGGAAGGTACGACGTGGTCACCCCCGCGACGACCGCCTGGGAGCTCGCGCAGGTGCTTCCGGGTGCGGAGCTGATCATCGTCGACGACGCTGGACACGCGTTCGACGAGCCGGGCACGCTGCACGCGCTCGTGAGCGCGACGAACCGATTCGCCAACTGAAGGAGCCGTTTAGATGCTGTTCGGTGACGAGCACGTCCGCCGCTACGAAGAGACCGACGGGAAGGAAGGTCACGACTGGAACGGCGGGGTGCCGACCCTGGTGCTCACCACGAAGGGCCGCAAGACCGGCCAGGAGCGCAAGTTCGCGCTGATCTACCAGGAAGTCGACGGCAACCCGGTGATCGTCGCGTCCAAGGGCGGCGCGCCGAACCACCCGGGCTGGTACCTCAACCTGCTCGCCGACCCCGAGGCCAAGGTGCAGATCTGGGGCGACAAGTTCACCGCACGCGCCCGCACGACCGAGGGCGAGGAGCGCGCCAAGCTGTGGCCGGTCATGGCCAAGGTCTGGCCGGACTACGACAACTACCAGACCAAGACCGACCGGGAGATCCCGGTCGTGGTGCTCGAACGGGTGTGACGCCCTAGGCGGGAAACCCGCCCTCAGTGGCCCATCGGCGGGTCCATCGGCTACGAATAGCGCTTGTGCTGATCGGAAACCGATGGACCGCGCTGGACACGCTCACCTTCCGCCAGATGATCGCCTACGGCAGGCGGTTCGTCCGCGCGGGCCGTGGCTTCTGGTTCAGCCTCGCCATCGACGTGGTGTGGCCGTTCCTCGTGCTGTCCACCCGGTTCAGGGTGAGCGGCTCACTGCCGAAGACCGGCGGCGTGCTGGTCGCCTCGAACCACCTCTCGTTCGCCGACCCGACCACGGTGACCGCGTTCTGCCTCGAAGCCGGCCGCGTGCCGCGCTACCTGGCGAAAGCGAGCCTGTGGGACGCGCCGGTGGTCGGCAACATCATGCGCTCCGGCAAGCACATCCCGGTCTACCGCGGCGCGCCGACGGCGTCGGAGGCGTTCCGCGACGCCGTCGCCGCCGTCAACGCGGGGGAGTGCGTCGCGATCTTCCCGGAGGCGACGTTCTCCGACCGCGCCGACCGCTGGCCGATGAAGGGCAAGACCGGCACCGCGCGCATCGCGCTGGAGACCGGCGCGCCGGTGATCCCGCTGGCGAACTGGGGCACCCACGAGCTGCTCCCGGCCGGCTCGTTCCTGCCTCGGCTGCTGCGCCGCAAGACCGTCCACCTCATCGCCGGTCCGCCGGTCCACCTCGACGACCTCGCGGGCCCGAACCCGACGCGCGAGGTGCTGGACGAGGCCACCGCGCGGATCATGACGGCGATCACGTCGCTGCTGGCCCAGGCCCGGCGGGAATCGCCCCCTTCAGCCGGTGAGTGAGAGTAAGTTCCGAAGTATGAGTGCAGACTTCGATGTAGTCGTGCTGGGCGCCGGCGTCGGCGGGTACGTCGCGGCGATCCGCGCTTCGCAGCTGGGGCTCAAGGCCGCGGTCGTGGAGGAGAAGTACTGGGGCGGCGTCTGCCTCAACGTCGGGTGCATCCCGTCGAAGGCGCTGCTGCGCAACGCCGAGCTCGCGCACATCGTCACCAAAGAGGCCAAGACCTTCGGCATCTCCGGCACCGAGAACGTCCGCTTCGACTACGGCGCCGCCTTCGACCGCAGCCGCAAGGTCGCCGACGGGCGCGTCAAGGGCGTGCACTTCCTGATGAAGAAGAACGGCATCACCGAGTTCGACGGCCGCGGTGAGTTCATCGACGACCACACGCTGCGTGTCAACGGCTCGACGATCACCTTCGACCACTGCGTCATCGCGACCGGCGCGTCCGCGCGGCTGCTGCCGGGCACCTCGCGAAGCTCCCGCGTGGTCAGCTACGAGCAGCAGATCATGGAGCGCGACCTCCCCGGCAGCATCATCATCGCCGGCGCAGGCGCGATCGGCGTCGAGTTCGCCTACGTGCTGCACAACTACGGCGTCGACGTCACCATCGTCGAGTTCCTCGACCGCATGGTCCCGCTGGAGGACGCCGAGGTCTCCGCCGAGCTGGCCCGCCGCTACCGCAAGCTCGGTATTCGCGTTCTGACGTCGACCAAGGTCGAGTCGATCGACGACTCGGGCCCGTCGGTGCGCGTGACCGTGTCCTCGAAGGACGGTCAGCAGGTCCTCGAGGCCGACAAGGTGTTGCAGGCCATCGGTTTCCAGCCCAGGGTCGAGGGCTACGGCCTGGAGAAGACCGGCGTCGCGCTGACCGACCGCGGCGCCATCGCCGTCGACGGCCGTGGCCGCACCAACGTCCCGCACATCTTCGCGATCGGCGACGTGACCGCCAAGCTCATGCTCGCGCACGCCTCGGAGTCGATGGGCGTCGTCGCGGCCGAGACGATCGCGGGCGCGGAGACCATGGAGCTCGACTTCGTGATGATCCCGCGCGCGACCTACTGCCAGCCGCAGATCGCGTCGTTCGGCTGGACCGAGGCGCAGGCCCGCGAGAAGGGCTTCGACGTCCAGGTCGCCAAGTTCCCGTTCACGGCCAACGGCAAGGCGCACGGCCTCGGCGAAGCGGCCGGGTTCGTGAAGATCATCAGCGACGGCACGCACGGCGAACTGCTGGGCGCGCACCTGATCGGGCCCGAGGTGACGGAGCTGCTGCCCGAGCTGACGCTGGCGCAGCAATGGGACCTGACCGTGCACGAGGTCGCGCGCAACGTCCACGCGCACCCGACGCTGGGCGAGGCCGTCAAGGAGGCCATCCACGGCCTCGCCGGTCACATGATCAACATGTAGGACTCGTGAGTGGTACGGCCGGTTCTAACCGGCCGTACCACTCACGACCCCTTTATGCTCCGGGTATGCCTAGTGATTTCTCGCTGAAAGCGATGAACGCCATCCACCGTGGCCTGCTCAAGGTCACGGGCGGCCGGGCTGGCTGGTCCGTCGCGAACATGCCGGTGCTGGAGCTGACCACGATCGGGCGCAAGTCGGGCACGCCGCGCAAGGTCATGTTGACCTCGCCGCTGCGCGAGGGCGACGCGATCGTCGTCGTCGCCTCGCGGGGCGGCGACGACACGCACCCGGCGTGGTTCCTGAACCTGCGCGACAACCCCGACGTCGAGGTCGCGCTCGGCGGCAAGCCCGCGCAGAAGATGCACGCCCGCGTCGCCACGGCCGAGGAGCGGGCGCGGATGTGGCCGAAGATCACGGCCGACTACAAGAACTACGCGCAGTACCAGACCAAGACCGAGCGCGAGATCCCGCTCGTCCTCCTCGAAAACGCCTAAAGGGCTCGTGAGTGATACGGCCGGGTAACTAGTCAGGTGGTTGCTGGGTTGGTTGGTAGCCAGGGGTTGCCGGTGATGGCGTTGTGGAGTGCGGTGAGGGTGTGGACGCCGTTTTTGCGGGTGGTGGAGATGTAGGACCGCACTGTGAGCCAGGTGGTGGCTCCGGTGCGGGTGCGCCAGCCGGCGAGTTTGAGTTGGGTTTTGGTCATGCGGATGTCGCGTTCGGCCTGGTTGTTGGTGAAGGGGACGGTCAGGTCGAACGCGAACCGCAGGACGTCGTCGCGGTGGCGGTGTAGTCGTTCGAGCAGGGCCCGGGTTGTGCTTTGGCGGGGTCTGCCGCCTTGTGGGTGTCCGATGTGGTTGCGGGGATGCAGGTTCAGCCCGTCGGCGAGGTGTTTGTCGAAGCGGGTGATCATCGGGTGCAGGACTTCGGCGGGTAGTTCGGGTAGGTCGAGGTCGCGGGCGGTGTGGGCGGCGACGTTGAGTTCGTCGAGCACGCCGATCAGCAGGCCGGGCCAGTCCTGATCGGGGTGGGTTTCGGTGGCGGCGATGAGTTCGCGCTGGTGGTGGGCGTTGCAGAGCGCGTGGACGACCTCGGTGTAGGTGCGGTAGGGGTGCCAGCCGTCGTGCACCGCGATGCCGGCGAAGCCGGGCAGGACACCGAACGCGTCGATCGCGTCGCGGCCGCGTTGGGGGTGCAGCAGATAGGTCGTGAGTTTCTCGGTGGAGGCCGAGTGCAGCCACCATCGGACACCGGCCGCGCGCAGCGCGGTCTCGTCGAAATGCGCCACCGGCGCCCGGCGCACCGCGTCGTGGACGGCGTCGGTGAACGGTTGCAAGGCTGGTGCGACCTGCCGCAGCACGGAGGAGACCCAGCCGGTGGACACGTTCATGCCCAGCACGTCGGCCAGCAGTTGCGCGGCGCGGGCGATCGGGATGTGCTGATAGGTCAGCAGATACGCCGCCAACGCGGTCACGTTCGGCCCGTAACACGCCGGGGCACTCGCCTCGGCCGGCGCGGCCGCGGTGGTCAGCACCCCGCACCGGCAACGCCGCTGATGCAGCCGATGCTCGGTCACCACGGGCGTGATCTCGGGCAGGTCGTGCACCTGACGGCGCACCACATCGGAGCCTGTCACGATTTCTGTGTAAGTCAGAGGTGATTACTTACGTTTTTCAGGTTATCAGAAAGGGAGCCTTCCTGGGAAGAGGCGGGCTAGGGTGTTGAGTGCGACTTTCCAGCCGTGTGTTCCCGTTCCGGATGTTCCGCCGCGTTGACTGGAGATGTTGCGGAGTCCGAGGTAGAGAAGTTTCATGGCTGCGTCTTTGTCGGGGAAGTGTCCGCGGTTCTTGGTGATTTTGCGGAGTTGGAAGTTGATGGATTCGATAGCATTGGTGGTGTAGACGATTTTGCGGAGTTCCGGCGGGTAGTCAAGGAACGGGATGAGGTCATTCCAGGCGTTATGCCACACGTCGATGGCTCCTGGATATTGTTGCCCCCATTTCTTGTCGAATTCGGCCAGGGCGAGTTCGGCGCCTTCGACGGTGGGGGCGCAGTAGATCTCGCGCATCGATGTGGCGATCTTTTTGCGGTCGTTGTAGGACACGAATTTCGAGGCGTTGCGGATGACGTGGACCACGCAGGTCTGCACGACCGTGTCAGGAAAGATCACTTTGATCGCGTCGGGAAGACCGGTCAGGCCGTCGCAGCAGGCGATGAGGATGTCTTTGACGCCACGGTTGCGCAGGTCGGTGACGACCTTCTGCCAGAACTTCGCGGCCTCGGTGTCCTGGATCCAGCAGCCGAGAGCGTGCTTGCGGCCGTCCACGTCGACACCGATGGCCAGGTAGGCGACTTTGGTGGTCACCACGCCGTTGTCTTTGACGCGGATCCGGATTCCATCCACATACAGGATCGGATACACCTCGTCGAGCGGACGTGATTGCCACGCTTTGATCTCGTCGACCACGACATCGGTCACGTTCGATATCAATTCCCGGGAGGCATTCACGCCATAAACTTCCAGCAAATGCGCTTCGATGTCGCGGGTGGTCATGCCCCGGGAGTACAGTGACAGGATCATGTCGTCGATGTTGCCGATCCGACGAGATCGCTTCGGCACGATCGCGGGTTCAAAAGACCCGTTCCGGTCACGCGGAACCTCGATATCGACCGGACCGTTCATCGTCGACACCGTCTTGGTCGACTTCCCATTTCGGGAATTGCCGGAACCGCGACCGGAGGGGTCGCGGCGTCATAGCCTAAATGGTCGGTCATCTCGGCCTGCAGCGCCCGCTCGAGGACCGCTTTGGTCATTTGATTCAGCAAGCCGTTGACGCCGTCGATCGGCGTTCCGGCCGCTTTGGCGTCCTTCAGCGGCGCGTCGATCGTCTCCGGCGAGAACGTCTCCGCCAGCTGCCGCGCCGCCG encodes:
- a CDS encoding nitroreductase/quinone reductase family protein; the protein is MPSDFSLKAMNAIHRGLLKVTGGRAGWSVANMPVLELTTIGRKSGTPRKVMLTSPLREGDAIVVVASRGGDDTHPAWFLNLRDNPDVEVALGGKPAQKMHARVATAEERARMWPKITADYKNYAQYQTKTEREIPLVLLENA
- a CDS encoding LacI family DNA-binding transcriptional regulator, whose translation is MTARPHVTLSDVARSAQVSLATASRVLNGTTNVRSDLRDRVVSAASELAYTPNAHAQALAGGAQPTVGVICHDVSDPYFAAVARGVMRVAGDNGLLVMLASTFRDPQKEVEYVSMLRAQRASAILLIGSGFEDRGWERAMAAELDPYRRGGGQVAVVSRHRSLKVDTVQPENREGAAALARALTGLGHRKFAVLTGPRALTTVSDRLGGFADELALHGVKLTDADIFEAPFTRDGGYAAARDLLAKKHPATCVFAVTDVMAIGALTAFREAGVSVPADISLAGFDDIPVVRDLTPALTTVALPLEALGEHAMDLALKGARGTRSRILRLEGEVVLRESTAKV
- the lpdA gene encoding dihydrolipoyl dehydrogenase, whose translation is MSADFDVVVLGAGVGGYVAAIRASQLGLKAAVVEEKYWGGVCLNVGCIPSKALLRNAELAHIVTKEAKTFGISGTENVRFDYGAAFDRSRKVADGRVKGVHFLMKKNGITEFDGRGEFIDDHTLRVNGSTITFDHCVIATGASARLLPGTSRSSRVVSYEQQIMERDLPGSIIIAGAGAIGVEFAYVLHNYGVDVTIVEFLDRMVPLEDAEVSAELARRYRKLGIRVLTSTKVESIDDSGPSVRVTVSSKDGQQVLEADKVLQAIGFQPRVEGYGLEKTGVALTDRGAIAVDGRGRTNVPHIFAIGDVTAKLMLAHASESMGVVAAETIAGAETMELDFVMIPRATYCQPQIASFGWTEAQAREKGFDVQVAKFPFTANGKAHGLGEAAGFVKIISDGTHGELLGAHLIGPEVTELLPELTLAQQWDLTVHEVARNVHAHPTLGEAVKEAIHGLAGHMINM
- the pip gene encoding prolyl aminopeptidase is translated as MIGLYPELESHRHGMLDVGDGNEIYWEESGNPDGKPVVFLHGGPGGGASPRHRRLFDPDRYRIVIFDQRGCGRSIPHCGDPAADLASNTTWHLVADIERLREHLGIDRWMVFGGSWGSTLGLAYAQTHPGRVTELVLRGIAVLRKKELDWLYGGGAGMLFPEHWARFLEPVPAERRGEDLVEVFHELLYDEDPLVRTSAALAWSRWEGEVLKLLPSQDVVDAFSDPGFALAIARIENHYFRHGGWLEEGQLLCDAGKIAGIPCVLVQGRYDVVTPATTAWELAQVLPGAELIIVDDAGHAFDEPGTLHALVSATNRFAN
- a CDS encoding lysophospholipid acyltransferase family protein; amino-acid sequence: MGNRWTALDTLTFRQMIAYGRRFVRAGRGFWFSLAIDVVWPFLVLSTRFRVSGSLPKTGGVLVASNHLSFADPTTVTAFCLEAGRVPRYLAKASLWDAPVVGNIMRSGKHIPVYRGAPTASEAFRDAVAAVNAGECVAIFPEATFSDRADRWPMKGKTGTARIALETGAPVIPLANWGTHELLPAGSFLPRLLRRKTVHLIAGPPVHLDDLAGPNPTREVLDEATARIMTAITSLLAQARRESPPSAGE
- a CDS encoding sugar phosphate isomerase/epimerase family protein, which encodes MDRLSLNQITTKTWSVPEAVKGCAEAGVGWIGLWRDKVAETGVAETARLVAEHGLRVSSLCRGGFFTGVNPDGTPVDGIAQTREAIDEAAQLGTDVLVLVVGGIAENDLALSRQRVADAVGELAPYARERGVRLGLEPLHPIQCAERSVLSTLDQALALAEEHPADSVGVIVDEFHVWWDPRIEETIAKASGRILGFHVCDQMWPLTDPLMGRALPGDGPIDHRHLRACVEAAGYTGPIEVEVFNTELWQRPGGEVLAEVIAAYRDHVA
- a CDS encoding FAD-dependent oxidoreductase gives rise to the protein MTYTALIVGGGIAGPLSAIALREAGIDSVIYEAYEKTADGVGAFLTLAVNALDALHVLDLDGVVRKLGFDTPRISIISGSGKTLGELPYGGARADGSASQTMRRADLYATLREEAIRRGVRIEYGKRLVDAEKTETGVLARFADGTTAEGDLLIGADGLRSRTREIIDPQAPSARYVGLLNIGGYAKNVRFDLEPGVMNSIFGRSCFFACMQSPSGEVWWVANPARPVEPTAEELAAISSEQWRAELMEMFAGDRGPALEVVKATDEFFAGWNTYDFPSVPKWHNGRMVIIGDAAHATSPSSGQGAAMAIEDTVVLAKCLRDNSDIAAALTKYESLRRARVEAVVELGKKNGDWKAAGPLTRILRDPIMRVMLKRAARGGNESLRWLYENKIDRIEPSKV
- a CDS encoding nitroreductase family deazaflavin-dependent oxidoreductase; translation: MLFGDEHVRRYEETDGKEGHDWNGGVPTLVLTTKGRKTGQERKFALIYQEVDGNPVIVASKGGAPNHPGWYLNLLADPEAKVQIWGDKFTARARTTEGEERAKLWPVMAKVWPDYDNYQTKTDREIPVVVLERV
- a CDS encoding IS66 family transposase, which gives rise to MTGSDVVRRQVHDLPEITPVVTEHRLHQRRCRCGVLTTAAAPAEASAPACYGPNVTALAAYLLTYQHIPIARAAQLLADVLGMNVSTGWVSSVLRQVAPALQPFTDAVHDAVRRAPVAHFDETALRAAGVRWWLHSASTEKLTTYLLHPQRGRDAIDAFGVLPGFAGIAVHDGWHPYRTYTEVVHALCNAHHQRELIAATETHPDQDWPGLLIGVLDELNVAAHTARDLDLPELPAEVLHPMITRFDKHLADGLNLHPRNHIGHPQGGRPRQSTTRALLERLHRHRDDVLRFAFDLTVPFTNNQAERDIRMTKTQLKLAGWRTRTGATTWLTVRSYISTTRKNGVHTLTALHNAITGNPWLPTNPATT
- a CDS encoding dihydrodipicolinate synthase family protein, which gives rise to MTLLLPTPDGDLTRWTPSGTGFAPPSRGQSVTRTAYAAAHVVLDPLTGELDWDTTAAFRQHLWSCGLGVAEAMDTAQRGMGLDWAETQKLIKRTGADARGPWVAGVGTDQLPAGPSTVDAIVAAWREQYDLVVEAGALPVLMASRALAAAASGPADYRAAYGKLLSTVEQPVLLHWLGEQFDASLAGYWGHNDVREAANELAALCTEHAEKIVGVKVSVLDAEIETAFRRALPPGVACYTGDDFNYPELIAGDDQGHSEALLGIFDPIAPVAGLAFDRLDAGDTAGFRALLDPTVPLARQIFRAPTQFYKTGVVFLAYLNGHQNHFRMLGGLESSRSITHLATVLRLADEAGVLTDPDLAVRRMRPLLETAGVW